A segment of the Synechococcus sp. CBW1002 genome:
CAGCTGCTGCTCCGCTCCCGGGAAGCGGCGATCACGCCGCTGCAGGAGGAAATCGAGGCGCCCTTGATCACCCGCGCCCCCGGGGAGTCACCCCCGGCCGCCGCTGCCGAACCCACCGGGGCCTGAGACCAGACGCATGGCTAGCAGCTGGTTCGAAGAGCTGGAGGCACGGCTGGAGCAGCAGCTGGAGGCTTTCCTGCAGGCCAACCCCGAGCAGGACGCCCTGCTGGCCGAGCAGGAGGCCCGCGATCGCCAGCTTGAGCTGCAGAAGCGGCGGCGCAGCCTGCAGGCTCAGGCTGAGCAGCGGCGCCAGGAGCTGCTGCGGCTGGCCGGTGAGATTCGCCAGTGGCAGGAGCGGATCACGCGGGCCCGCGCTGCCGGCGCCACCGAGCTGGCCGAACAGGCCGCCGCCCGCTGCGAGGCCTTGATGGAGCAGGGGCGCCGCGCCTGGCAGGAGCTGGCGGACCTGGGCCAGAGCTTTGCCGCCACCGAGGCCGCCCTCGAGGAGCTGACCGCGCGCGCACGCCAGAGCCGCCCAAGCCAACAGCCCCGCCAGCAGACCACCGGCAGTCCCGCGGCGGGCGCGCCAGTGGAGCCGGCCCAAGCCGCAGCGCCAACGTCCGGCGGCGACAATCTGGAGGCCGCCTGGGCCGCCTTCGAGACCCGGCAGGAGCTGGAGGCCCTCAAGCGCCGCCAGGGCCATACCACCTGAGGAGGCGCCCGGCCTGATGGGATTCCTGCTGAGCAAGCTGCTGCCGCTGGGGCTCTACCCCCTCGGCCTGGCCCTGGTGCTGCAACTGGTCGGCCTGGTCGGCCGGCGGCGGCGCTGGGGGCCGTGGCTGTCGGGCGGTGGGGTGCTGCTGCTCTGGATCGCGGCGATGCCGTACACCAGCCGTCAGCTGGTCTGGGGGCTGGAGGAACCGGCGGCGGCCCTCACCCCTGCCGTGATCCCCCGCGCCGATGCGGTGGTGGTGCTGGGCAGCGGCCTCAGGCCCGCTCTGGCGCCGCGGCGCCAGGTGGAGGTGAACGAGGCGGGCGACCGGCTGCTCACCGGCCTGCGGCTGCTGCGGCAGGGCAAGGCGCCGGTGCTGCTCACCAGCGGCGCCAAGGTGCACTTCGCCAGCGGCGACCCTGCCCCCGCCGAGGCGGAGGTCGCCCGCCAGCTGGCGATCGATCTCGGGGCGCCGGCGGCGGCGATCCTCACCAACCCGGGGTCACGCACCACAGCCGAAGAGGCCCGCGACATCGGCCAGCTGGGCCGCCAGCGGGGCTGGACACGCATCCTGCTGGTGACCAGTGCCACCCATATGCCGCGC
Coding sequences within it:
- a CDS encoding hercynine metabolism protein; protein product: MASSWFEELEARLEQQLEAFLQANPEQDALLAEQEARDRQLELQKRRRSLQAQAEQRRQELLRLAGEIRQWQERITRARAAGATELAEQAAARCEALMEQGRRAWQELADLGQSFAATEAALEELTARARQSRPSQQPRQQTTGSPAAGAPVEPAQAAAPTSGGDNLEAAWAAFETRQELEALKRRQGHTT
- a CDS encoding YdcF family protein, with protein sequence MGFLLSKLLPLGLYPLGLALVLQLVGLVGRRRRWGPWLSGGGVLLLWIAAMPYTSRQLVWGLEEPAAALTPAVIPRADAVVVLGSGLRPALAPRRQVEVNEAGDRLLTGLRLLRQGKAPVLLTSGAKVHFASGDPAPAEAEVARQLAIDLGAPAAAILTNPGSRTTAEEARDIGQLGRQRGWTRILLVTSATHMPRSLATFRRRSGLEVIPVACDFQLTSRNNYGGPTAASVMLDLAPDAGALLLTSQSLKEHLGLLVYRLKGWS